In a single window of the Caloenas nicobarica isolate bCalNic1 chromosome 8, bCalNic1.hap1, whole genome shotgun sequence genome:
- the SLITRK3 gene encoding SLIT and NTRK-like protein 3 produces MMKPSTAETLHKGRMLWIILLSTIALAWTTPIPLIEDSEELDEPCFDPCYCEVKESLFHIHCDNKGFINISQITESWSRPFKLYLQRNSMRKLYTNSFLHLNNAVSINLGNNALQDIQTGAFNGLRVLKRLYLHENKLDIFRNDTFLGLESLEYLQADYNVIKRIESGAFRNLSKLRVLILNDNLIPMLPTNLFKSVSLTHLDLRGNRLKVLSYRGMLDHIGRSLMEIQLEENPWNCTCEIVQLKSWLERIPYTALVGDITCETPFHFHGKDLREIKRSKLCPMLSDSEVEASLGIPQLSSSKENAWPTKPSSMLSSFHFTASSVEYKTSNKQPKPTKQPRAPRPPPTPRGLYPGPNQPPVAAYQTRPPIPIICPTGCSCSLHINDLGLTVNCKERGFHNISELLPRPLNAKKLYLSGNLIQKIYRSDFWNFSSLDLLHLGNNRISYVQDGAFINLPNLKSLYLNGNDIERLTPGMFRGLQSLHYLYFEYNLIREIQPAAFSLMPNLKLLFLNDNLLRTLPTDAFAGTSLARLNLRNNHFLALPVAGVLEHLHAIVQIDLKLNPWDCTCELVPLKQWLEALSSVSVVGEVLCASPESLARRDLRSLELAALCPAALRPAAAAAAAASPPAAPPPPDATGAAAYELPPATAAVPLSVLILSLLVLFFSAVLVAAGLFAFVLRRRRRKLPFRGPRGEAADLGGLPLRCPRIFEEGGGGGGGGGGGGGGGDRSPEKAPPAGHVYDYIPHPVTQMCNNPIYKPREEEEAAGGGGGEAAELLRGGGERFAHATAAAAAQEPGTNYRTLLEKEQEWSLAVSSSQLNTIVAVHPQHPAGGGLAAGGGGLGGAAAAGGTPRDRDRPPSCAVGFVDCLYGTVPKLKELHVHPPGMQYPDLQQDARLKETLLFAAGKGFSDHQTPTSEYLELRAKLQTKPDYLEVLEKTTYRF; encoded by the coding sequence ATGATGAAACCTTCCACGGCAGAGACGCTTCATAAAGGAAGGATGTTGTGGATAATTCTTCTAAGCACAATTGCTCTAGCATGGACTACACCAATTCCCTTGATAGAGGACTCGGAGGAACTCGATGAGCCCTGCTTTGATCCATGTTACTGTGAAGTGAAGGAGAGCCTTTTCCATATACATTGCGACAACAAAGGATTTATAAATATTAGTCAGATAACAGAGTCGTGGTCGAGACCTTTTAAACTTTATCTGCAGAGGAATTCCATGAGGAAATTGTACACCAACAGTTTTCTTCACTTGAACAATGCTGTGTCTATTAACCTTGGGAACAATGCACTGCAGGACATCCAGACAGGGGCTTTCAACGGGCTCCGAGTTCTAAAGAGGTTGTATTTGCACGAAAACAAATTGGACATTTTCAGAAACGACACTTTCCTGGGTTTGGAAAGTCTGGAGTATCTGCAGGCAGATTACAATGTCATTAAACGGATTGAAAGCGGGGCATTTCGAAACCTAAGTAAACTGAGGGTCCTTATCCTAAATGACAATCTCATCCCCATGCTTCCCACCAACTTATTTAAGTCTGTGTCCTTAACCCACTTGGACTTGCGCGGGAACCGGCTAAAAGTCCTTTCGTACCGCGGGATGTTGGACCATATTGGCAGGAGCCTGATGGAGATCCAGCTGGAGGAGAACCCGTGGAACTGTACGTGTGAGATCGTGcagctgaagagctggctggagcGCATCCCCTACACCGCCCTGGTGGGGGACATCACCTGCGAGACCCCCTTCCACTTCCACGGGAAGGACCTGCGGGAAATCAAAAGAAGTAAGCTCTGCCCCATGCTGTCCGACTCCGAGGTGGAAGCCAGCTTGGGCATCCCTCAGCTGTCGTCCAGCAAGGAGAACGCGTGGCCTACGAAGCCTTCCTCCATGTTGTCCTCCTTCCATTTCACCGCCTCCTCTGTTGAGTACAAAACATCCAATAAGCAGCCCAAACCCACCAAGCAGCCCAGGGCGCCCCGGCCTCCCCCGACACCCCGGGGCCTGTACCCTGGGCCGAACCAACCGCCCGTGGCTGCCTACCAGACCCggccccccatccccatcatcTGCCCTACCGGGTGCTCTTGCAGTTTGCACATCAACGACCTGGGCCTGACGGTCAACTGCAAGGAGCGAGGGTTTCACAACATCTCCGAGCTCCTGCCCAGGCCCTTGAACGCCAAGAAGCTGTACCTGAGCGGGAATTTGATCCAGAAAATCTACCGCTCCGATTTCtggaatttttcttccttggatCTCTTACACCTGGGGAACAACAGGATCTCCTACGTGCAGGACGGGGCTTTTATCAACCTGCCGAATCTCAAGAGCCTGTACCTGAACGGCAACGACATCGAGCGGCTCACCCCGGGCATGTTCCGGGGCCTGCAGAGTTTGCATTACCTGTACTTCGAGTACAACCTGATCAGGGAAATCCAGCCGGCGGCCTTCAGCCTCATGCCCAACCTGAAGCTGCTCTTCCTCAACGACAACTTGCTCCGCACCCTGCCCACCGACGCCTTCGCCGGCACCTCCCTGGCCCGCCTCAACCTGCGCAACAACCATTTCTTGGCGCTGCCGGTGGCCGGGGTGCTGGAGCATCTTCACGCCATCGTCCAGATCGACTTGAAGCTCAACCCTTGGGACTGCACCTGCGAGCTGGTGCCGCTGAAGCAGTGGCTGGAGGCGCTCAGCTCCGTCAGCGTGGTGGGCGAGGTGCTGTGTGCCAGCCCGGAGAGCCTGGCCCGCCGCGACCTGCGCTCCCTGGAGCTGGCCGCCCTCTGCCCCGCCGccctccgccccgccgccgccgccgccgccgccgcctcgccccccgccgcccctccgCCGCCCGACGCCACCGGTGCCGCCGCCTACGAGCTGCCGCCGGCCACCGCCGCCGTGCCGCTCTCCGTCCTCATCCTCAGCCTCCTCGTTCTCTTTTTCTCCGCCGTGCTGGTGGCCGCGGGGCTTTTTGCCTTCGTGTTGCGCCGTCGCCGGCGGAAGCTGCCGTTCCGCGGCCCGCGCGGGGAGGCGGCCGACCTGGGGGGTTTGCCGCTGCGCTGCCCGCGGATCTTCGAggaggggggcggcgggggcggcggaggaggagggggaggaggagggggggatCGCTCCCCGGAGAAGGCGCCCCCGGCGGGCCACGTCTACGATTACATCCCGCACCCGGTGACCCAGATGTGCAACAACCCCATCTACAAGccgagggaggaggaggaggcggcgggcggcggcggcggggaagCGGCGGAGCTgctgcggggcggcggggagcgctTCGCCCacgccaccgccgccgccgccgcgcaggAGCCGGGCACCAACTACCGCACTTTGctggagaaggagcaggagtGGAGCTTGGCCGTGTCCAGCTCGCAGCTCAACACCATCGTCGCCGtccatccccagcaccccgcgggcggcgggctggcggcgggcggcggcgggctcgggggggcggcggcggcgggtggGACCCCGCGGGACCGCGACCGCCCGCCATCCTGTGCCGTGGGCTTCGTGGACTGCCTGTACGGCACCGTGCCCAAGCTGAAGGAACTGCACGTCCACCCCCCTGGCATGCAATATCCGGACCTCCAGCAGGACGCCAGGCTGAAAGAAACCCTTCTCTTCGCGGCCGGCAAGGGCTTCTCAGACCACCAAACCCCCACAAGCGAATACCTCGAGTTAAGGGCCAAACTCCAAACCAAGCCGGATTACCTCGAAGTCCTGGAGAAGACCACGTACCGGTTCTga